In the genome of Pseudomonas sp. P5_109, one region contains:
- a CDS encoding methyl-accepting chemotaxis protein, whose product MGVTLRDLISGIRDGVTQIASAAEELSAVTEQTSAGVNSQKIETDQVATAMHEMTATVQEVARNAEEASQAAAAADGEAREGDKVVNEAIAQIERLASEVVRSTEAMSVLQQESDKIGSVMDVIKAVAEQTNLLALNAAIEAARAGEAGRGFAVVADEVRGLAQRTQKSTEEIEGLVAGLQNGTQQVSAVMNNSRVLTDSSVALTRKAGESLESITRTVSNIQSMNQQIAAAAEQQSAVAEEISRSIINVRDVSEQTAAASDETAKSSVELARLGGQLQQMVSHFRV is encoded by the coding sequence ATGGGCGTGACCCTGCGCGACTTGATCAGCGGTATCCGCGACGGCGTGACCCAGATCGCCAGCGCCGCCGAGGAGCTGTCAGCGGTGACCGAGCAGACCAGCGCCGGGGTCAACAGCCAGAAAATCGAGACCGATCAAGTTGCCACCGCCATGCACGAGATGACCGCCACCGTGCAGGAAGTCGCGCGCAATGCCGAAGAAGCTTCGCAAGCCGCTGCGGCGGCGGACGGCGAAGCCCGTGAAGGCGACAAGGTGGTCAACGAAGCCATCGCCCAGATCGAGCGTCTGGCCAGCGAAGTGGTGCGCTCCACCGAGGCCATGAGCGTGCTGCAACAGGAAAGCGACAAGATCGGCAGCGTCATGGACGTGATCAAGGCCGTGGCCGAACAGACCAACCTGCTGGCGCTCAACGCCGCCATCGAAGCGGCCCGCGCCGGTGAAGCCGGTCGTGGTTTTGCCGTGGTCGCCGACGAGGTCCGCGGCCTGGCCCAGCGCACGCAGAAATCCACCGAGGAAATCGAAGGCCTGGTGGCCGGCCTGCAGAACGGCACGCAACAAGTGTCCGCCGTGATGAACAACAGCCGCGTCCTCACCGACAGCAGCGTGGCGTTGACTCGCAAGGCCGGCGAGTCTCTGGAGAGCATCACCCGCACCGTGTCCAACATCCAGTCGATGAACCAGCAGATCGCCGCCGCAGCCGAACAGCAAAGCGCCGTGGCCGAAGAGATCAGCCGCAGCATCATCAACGTGCGCGATGTGTCCGAACAGACCGCGGCGGCGAGCGATGAAACCGCCAAGTCCAGCGTTGAGCTGGCGCGGCTGGGTGGTCAGTTGCAGCAGATGGTGAGCCACTTCCGCGTCTGA
- a CDS encoding FitA-like ribbon-helix-helix domain-containing protein, with product MASITIRNLDEKLKEQLRITAAHNGHSMEEEARLILGRALATVDRAGGLGSRIRNRFSALGGVELDLPERSEKATAVDFSE from the coding sequence ATGGCCAGCATCACCATTAGAAACCTTGATGAGAAGCTCAAGGAGCAGCTGCGTATCACGGCGGCTCATAACGGACATTCGATGGAAGAGGAGGCTCGCCTGATTCTGGGCCGGGCCTTGGCGACTGTTGATCGCGCCGGTGGACTTGGAAGCAGGATCCGCAACAGGTTCAGCGCTCTCGGAGGCGTGGAGCTTGATCTGCCAGAACGCTCAGAGAAAGCGACGGCGGTGGATTTTTCTGAATGA
- a CDS encoding type II toxin-antitoxin system VapC family toxin gives MIVLDTNVLSEFMRVEPEARVLAWVDAQPSMDLAVSAVTVAEILHGIARLPSGKRKQKLEAHAMAMFEEDFAGRILPFDAHAAVEYATLVAGAEANGRAVSMADAQIAAICRSHGAAIATRNVRDFEFSGVEVIDPWIS, from the coding sequence ATGATAGTGCTCGATACCAACGTTCTTTCAGAGTTTATGCGAGTCGAACCTGAAGCCCGGGTGCTTGCCTGGGTTGATGCGCAGCCATCGATGGATCTGGCAGTCAGTGCGGTAACGGTGGCGGAAATACTCCACGGCATCGCACGCCTGCCTTCCGGCAAGCGCAAACAAAAACTTGAAGCCCATGCCATGGCAATGTTCGAAGAGGACTTTGCCGGACGCATTTTGCCGTTCGATGCTCATGCCGCTGTCGAGTACGCAACGCTGGTAGCAGGTGCTGAAGCCAATGGGCGTGCGGTTTCAATGGCAGATGCGCAAATTGCCGCCATTTGCCGAAGCCATGGGGCTGCCATAGCCACCCGCAATGTTCGAGATTTCGAGTTCAGCGGTGTTGAAGTGATAGATCCCTGGATAAGCTGA